From Corynebacterium aquatimens:
CTGCCCAGATGTTCGGTCGCGACGATCTGGTGCAACGTTTCACGGGTGCTTAAAACCGCCCACCCCCAACCTAGCGCCAACCCGCGACCTCGGTCTTACCTCCATCCCCACCCCTCCGCCCAACCTCCATCGAGCACCAACTCCTAAACCCCAACTCAAATCATCGGTTTTAGTTTCCGTCGGAACCTATAAGCGCAAGCGAAGTTGGCCAGGAAGGCTGGAAATTGCCGTTTTTCGTGTTTTTCGGGGGCTCCCGGCCAACTTCGCTTTGGCTTATATGTTGCCGCGTGGAGGATTGCCGTACGGCTTGGCCGGGACAGCGACATGGCGTCTCGCAGCCGATTCCAGCTATGGGTAGGTACGTCCGCCCCCAGACCGCCTCGGATCTGGCCCGATCTGACACGGATATCCTCGGACCGATTCGAGTCCCTCCCGCTCGGCGCCGAGTCTCGCCCGCTCGGCTCTTCCCCGGCTTAAAATCGTCGGTTTTGGTTTCTGATGAAACTTATAAGCGCAAGCGAAGTTGGCCAGGAAGGCTGGAAAATGCCGTTTTTCGCGTTTTTCGGGGGCTCCCGGCCAACTTCGCTTTGGCTTATATGTTGCCGTGGGCAGGATCGTCGAACGGAGAGCAAGGGGGTGCTGGCGGGTGCTGCGGGGGTGCTGCTGGGCGCTGGCGGGTGCTGGGGGGGTGCTGCTGGGCGATGTGGGGGCGCTGCTGGGCGATGTGGGGGCGCTGTTGGGCACTCTGCATATTCAACTGTTGGCCAAGGGTAGGCAATATACTTGGCCGGGTGTATTCAACGATCATCCCGCCGAACATTTCGACCCGTGAGCATGTGCTGGAGGTTCCGTGGGCGCGGGAGGATCCGTCGTTAGGCAATTTTGAGCTCTTCGCGCGGGAGCTTTTTATCGACGACACGGCGCCGCCGCTGCTGTTCCTACAGGGTGGGCCGGGCAGTCCAGCGCCGCGGACGATGCTGGGGTGGATTCCGGAGGCGCTGAAGCGGCACCGGGTGTTCCTGCTTGATCAGCGGGGCACGGGGCGCTCAGGCAAGATTGATGCAACCACGCCTGAGTTAATCCGGGAGGAAATTCTGTCCCGACTTCGGTCGGTGGACGTCGTCGCGGATGCGGAGGACCTGCGCCGCGCCCTGGGATTTGAAAAGTGGGATATTCTGGGCAATTCCTTCGGCGCCTTGTGCGCTGGCAGCTATTTGTCCTACTACCCGGACGGGGTTGGTCGGGCGTATCTCACCGGGGCGGTGCCGCAGCTGGGGTGGGAGATTGATGACTACAACGCCAAGACCTTTGACCTGCTGGAAACGAAGCACCTGGCGTTCTATGACGCGGTGCCGTGGGCCGAGGCGAGGATCCGGGAGGTGTGCCACCACTTGGACAACTCGGACGAGCGCATGCCAACGGGGGAGCGGCTCAGCTCCCAGCGGTTCCGGTTCCTCGGCGTCGCGTTGGGTGAGGAATACGGGATGCATGCGCTGGCGACCATTTTGGAAGCCCCGTTTCACAACCGCGGCGGTGAAAAACGCTTGCGCCCAGATTTCAAGGCAATGGTGGGCTGGCGGGTCAGCGTGGAAACGAACCCGCTGTGGCCGGTGATCCATGAAACGCTTTTTGGCGGCGTCCAAGAGGGCCCAAGTAACTGGTCGGCGGAGCGGGTCGCAGCCGAGCATGAGGGGTTCCACAGTGATGCGGATCCGACGGGGGACGGCAAGTTCTACCTAACCGGGAACCATTTCTTCCGCTACCACTTTGAGGAGGATCCGGCGTTGCGGGCGTTCAAACCGGTCGTCGAAAAGCTTGCGGCGCGAAGCGACTGGGTGGCCACGTTTGATCAACAGCAACTGGTGGACAATACCGTGCCGACTGCGATTGAACTCTACGAACCGGATATGTTTGTGCCGTTCGACTTCGCGGTGGAAAACGCGGCGCGGATCGGCAGTGCCGTGGTGAACACGCACCCGACGTGGGAGCACGACGCGATGTATCTCCACGGGGAGGAGATCTTCCCCACTCTGGCGGGGATGCTGGACCGCGCGGCGGGCGCTTAACCGGGTAGCGTGTCAGCGGCCGTGGGGTAGGACGGTTGCGCGCCGGGGGTGGTCACCGCGTACGCGCCGACGCGGACAGCGAAGCGCACCGCGTCCGCGAGGCCATCACCCGTGACGAGTCTGTGGCACAGCGCGCCGGTGAACGCGTCGCCCGCGCCGACGGTGTCCACCGCGGTGACGGTGGGGCTGGGGACGTCCACGGGTGGCGCATCGCTCGTTGCAACGACCGCGCCGTGCGCCCCGAGGGTCACTACTACGGAGGAAAAACCAGCCGCCACCAGTGCGGTTGCCGCATCGTGTGAGTCCGCATGCCCCAGCATCCGCAGGACCAGTGCTGCCTCATGCTCGTTGACCACGAGGGGATCGGCCTGAAGCAGCGCGCCTTGGTCCACATCAATCACGGGGGCAAGGTTCACCACCACGCGCGTGGCGTGCGCACGCGCCAACTCGACAGCTGCGCGGAAGCCGTCGGCGGGGATTTCTCCCTGGAGAAGCAGAAGGTCGGCGTCGGCGATCGTCGCCGCGTGCGCTTCAACGAGGTGCTTATCGACGAAAGAGTTAGCTCCTGCTACCACCAAGATTGTGTTTTCACCATCATCTGCGACGGTGATGAGAGCTAAACCTGTGGGCGCGCTGACAGTGGTTACCCCCGAAAGGTCTACCCCGGTGGCGCGGAGGAGTTTCGTGGCTTCCTCGGCGTGCGCGTCGGCGCCCACCGCGCCGACAAGGTGCACTTGGCTTCCCAACAAAGCGGCGGCAAGCGCCTGGTTCGCACCTTTGCCACCTGGGGTTATCTCCCCGCCGCTGGCGAGAAGGGTTTCACCGGGGGCAGGGTGCCGGGGCGTACGGACGGTCAGGTCTGCGTTGATTGAGCCCACTACTGCGATGCTTCCAGGCGTCATACCGGACAAGGGTAGAGGTCCAGATGTCGGATATTTCGGAGAATTTTGAATTTTTCCGGCAGTGAACACACAAGTTTTTCTGAAGTTTACTAATTCGTTACCCAGACACGATAGTTTTATTTGCGACATTCCCCCGTTCGTACGAAGGAAGAAAATGAAACGTCGTTTTTCTGCTCTGGTCGCTACCGGTTCCGCGGCCGCGATGCTGTCCACCGGCACCGTCCCTGCTGCTGACGCTCAGCCGCTTGGACACGTCAACCTGAACACCCGTCCTGGTTCCTCCCTCTCTGTTCCGCAGATGAAGGACCCGGGAACCGGTATTTCCACCGGTAAGGTTCCGGTTCAGCACCCAGGTGCTCCGGTTCCGGTTCCGTTCAGCCCGGACTACCTCACCGGCTACGTCTCTGACGTCTCCTCCTACGAGTACGGAATCTACGAAGAGGTCGTCCGCTGCTTCCACGACATCAAGACTAATCAGCCTGGCACCCGCCAGTACAACCTGGACAAGGTCATCCAGGTCAACAACTCCGCCACCCCGGACCGTATCCGCGCAGCTCAGATTGACGCTGTTGTGTCCAGCAACGGTCTGCTCGAGGTCATGGCTGAGGGTCTCGGCCCTGAGTTCGCCCGCCATTTCCGCGCAGCGCTGGCTGAGGGCCGCCTGCCCAAGACTGAGTTCCTGCTCAGCAACGGCTACCTAGCTCGCTCCGGCGGTATTGCATCCTCCACCTTCGCCGAGAAGGAATGGTTCGCGTACCCGCGTCCGTTCAACGTCGCTCCGGGTGCCATCAAGCGCTACAACCCTCCGGGCAAGGACATCTACCCGAAGTCCAAGGCATTCCCGTCTGGCCACACCAACCAGGCAACCCTGATCACCACCCTGCTCGCATACCTGATCCCAGAGGCTGCTCCGCAGCTCTACCTGCGTGGTTCTGAGGCTGGTCAGAGCCGTATGGTCCTGGGTGTCCACTACCCGCTGGACGTTATCGGTGGCCGCATGACCGGCCAGGCTGCTGCTGCAGACCGCCTGAACGACCCGAAGATGCGCAACGCTCTTGACCAGGCTTCCGCTGAGATCCGTGCTGAGATGAAGTGGCGCACCGGCAAGGACATTGCCACCCTGGTTCGCACCACCGCGCCATACGCGTCCACCGCTGACGCCCAGCGCACCTACCGTGAGCGCCTGGACTACGGTTTCCCGAAGGTCTACAACCGTGACGCACGTATGATCGTGCCGCAGGCTGCTCCGACCCTGCTGGCTAGCCGCTACCCGAACCTGAACCACGAGCAGCGCCGCCAGATCCTGGAGCAGACCGCTCTTCCGGCTGGTCACCCGCTTGACTGGCAGGGCCCGAAGGGTTCCTGGCAGCGCCTGGACCTGGTTGCAGCGTCCACCGCGAAGTACCGCGTGAACCCGAACGGCTCCGTCACCGTTCTGCGCTAAACCGGTTTCAACCCAACCTCCCTCCACCAACGTGGGGGATGGTGGAAGGTGAATGGCCCGCGAAAGCGGGCCTTTTGGCGTTTCTAGGCGCGCGACTCAACCAAGTTCCGGGATGGAACTCAACAGGGTGCGGGTGTACTCGTGCTGGGGATTGGCCCAGATCTCTTCGGTGGGTCCGTATTCCACGATTCGACCGTGGTGCATGACGGCCAAGGTGGGGCACACTTGGCGCACGACGGACAAATCGTGGGAAACAAAAACCAGGGTCAGGTTGTTATTCACCACCAGCTCGTCGAGCAGATCGAGGACCTGTGCGCGCACAGAGACGTCGAGGGCGGAGACCGGTTCGTCGGCAAGCAAAATGTTCGGGCGAGGCGCGGCGGCGCGAGCGATGGAGATACGTTGGCGCTGGCCGCCGGAGAATTTGTGCGGCAGGCGTTGACCGAGTCCGCCGAGACCCACCTGGTCCAGCACTTCCTTGGCGCGTGGGGAATCCACGCCGGCTTCGCGGATCGAGGATTCCACGCTGCGCCGCGGGTTCAACGAGGAATAGGGGTCTTGGAACACCATTTGCAGGCGGCCATCGACGCGTACCGTGCCGTGGTCAGGCTGGTTCATGCCGGAAATGACGCGCAGGAGTGAGGTCTTGCCGGATCCAGAGCCGCCAACGATGCCAATGCGCTCGCCTTCGCGGATAGACAGGGATACGTGGTCCAGCACGCGGGTCGTGCCGCGGGTCCATACACAATTATCCAGTTCAATGACGGGCTCCCCCAGGTCACGGGGCGGGGCCGGCGGTCCCGGCGTGGATGCCGCGACAAGGCGCGCGGTGTAGTCCACCGTGGGATTTCGCAGATCAGCGTTCGGGTCGGCGACCGCGCCGTCTTTAAGCACGATGATGCGATCCGCCATGGAGGACATCACACCCAAGTCGTGGGTGATGAAAAGCAACGCCATGTCGCGCTCTTTGACTAGGCGGTCAAGCAACTCAAGGATCTGGGCTTGGACTGTGACGTCCAGCGCGGTGGTTGGTTCGTCGCAGATCAGCAGATCAGGGTCACCCGCAATAGCCAGCGCGATGAGAACGCGTTGGCGCTGGCCACCAGAAAGCTCGTGGGGGTACGCGTTCGTGCGGGTGATTCCTACCTCGTGCAGCAGCTCCCGGGCGGAGTGGATGTCGCAGGCTTCGGCGACTTGCTTCTCCACGGTCATGAGTGGGTCCAGGGCCGTCATCGGTTCCTGGAAGATCATTCCGACGGTGGTGCCACGCAGGGCGCGGGTCACGCGGTCGGGCGCGCCGATCATCTCCGTGCCTGCAACGGTGACGGAGCCAGTGGGGTCCAGATCCGGGTCAAGGAGCCCCATGATGGCAAGGGCAGTCATGGATTTTCCCGAGCCTGATTCACCGATCACACCAAGGCGTTCCCCAGGGTGAATATCAAAGGAGATGCCGTGCACAATGCCGTCGATAGTGAGGTTGCGCACGGTTACCAGCGGTGCATTCATCGTTTTGCCTCCCTGGGGTTGAGCGCGTCGCGGAGGCCGTCGCCAAGCATATTGAAGCCCATGACCGTAAGCGCGATGGACAGCCCTGGCCACAGCGCGAGGTAGGGGGCCGTGGCGAGGTACGGCTGCGAGGACTGGAGCATGCGGCCCCAGGATGCGTAGGGCGCTGGCGTGCCGAGGCCGAGGAAGGACAGCCCAGCTTCCGCCAGGATGGCCAAGGCGAGGGACACGGAAATCTGCACGATCAACACGGCAAGGATGTTGGGCAGAACGTGCTGCCATGCAATGAGGATGCCCGGTACGCGCGAGATGCGCGCGGATAATACGTAATCCTGCGACATGACTTGGAGCGTTGCCACGCGGCTGACGCGCGCAAACCCCGGGATCCCGGCGATGCCAATAGCTAAGACGACAATCCACGTGGATGCGCCAAAAACCGCAGTGAACACGATCGCCAGCAGCAGCGCAGGGAAGGCGAGCACCACGTCACTGATCCTCATGATGATGGCCTCCACCCATCCGCGCCGCATGCCAGCCCACACGCCCAGCGGCACGCCGATGAGCGCAGAGATGCTTACCGACGCAACAGCGACCAGCAAGGTCAGCCTTGCGCCCACCATGATGCGGCTTAGCACATCGCGGCCATATTGGTCCGTACCCAGAATGTGGGCTGGGTCGAAGGCATTGAGGCGTATGGACGGCTCCGCCTGCAGCGGGTCATGCGGCGTCCAGACCAGTGAGACCAGCGCGGTGACAAGTAGCAATAAAACCAGCCCAAGGCCGATCCACCCACCGGAACGAGGAAACTTCATGCTGACCTCCTCAGACGCGGATCGATGAAGCGGTAGGCGATGTCCACGAGCAGGTTGACCAGCAACGTGAACACCACCAGCAGCATGAGGACGGTTTGGACTGTGGTCAGATCGCGCGTTGCAACGGAATCCAGCAGCATCGACCCGAGCCCGGGGATGACAAACACGCGTTCAATCACCACTGCGCCGACCACGAGGCTGGTGAGCTGCACACCAGTGACGGTGAGCACTGGCAACAGGGCATTCTTCAAGGCGTGCTTGCGAACGGCCACGCTGCGTGGCGTGCCTACCGCGCGTGATGTGCGGACGTAATCTTTGCCCACCTCTTCGAGCACGGAGGAGCGCACGTAGCGCGTCAGGATGGACGCTTGCACCAGAGTCAATGCGCACACCGGCAACACCAAGTGGGACAGGAAGCTGGCGAAGTTCGCGTTCGGCGGCACCCATCCGTTGGCGGGCAGCCATCCTAACCAGACGGAGAACACCGCCACGGCGAGGATTCCCACCAAGAAGCTGGGCACCGCGATGCCAACCTGGATGAGTGCGGAGAGGATCGCCGCGTCCGGTTTACGGTCGCGGTTGGCCAGGTACATCCCCAGCGGCACGGCAACGGCAATGGAAAGCACCATGGCGCTCAGCGCCAGGATCGCCGACACCGCCGCGCGGTCCAACACCAAAGGCGTGATGTCTTGCTTGCTGGTCAGCGACACGCCAAAATCGCCCGTGAGCAGCCCGCCGATCCACGAGAAATACTGGGTGATCAGGGGCCTATCGGTACCAAGTTGGTGTGCCAGTTCCGCGACGGCCTCATCCGTCGCAGTCACGCCTAACGCGATGCGGGCCGGATCACCGGGTACGGCGCGCAGCAGCAGAAAGATCACAACGCTGGCTCCAAAAAGGGTCACAGCAAACCGCAGCAGGATCTGGCTAATCACGTCCACCAGCGGCCGCGAAGAACGCGCGACTGGTGCCGGTTTAGTATTCGTTGCTGTACTCATCGCCGCGCCACCCCCGACAGATCGAGGCCGTCCGTAATCACATTCGGATTGACCCCCGTGACCCCCGGTGCGGTGAGCACAATGTTGGGGGAGTTAGCCAGTGTCACTGCGCCAGCATCCGCCATGATGGCGTCGATGGCCGCCTGCATGGAACTTATCTGCCCTGCTTGATCAGATACGTCCGCGGCCGCGAAATCATCCCGAACAGCCGCGGAATCATAGCCAAGGTAGTACTCCGGATTGCCAAACAGCGTTGGCATATCGCGGGGTTCCACGTGCGCGATCAGCGACGCCTGGTAATCGTGCCGCTTGAGCACCTGGCCGAGCCAGACTGCGGGGAATTCCACTGTTTCGAGCTTCACCTGGAACCCGACGTCACGCAGCTGAGAGAAGATCAGCTCGGCGGCTGCTTGTGCGTACGGCAGCGAGGGGATGGTCAGGGTCACTTCCGGCTTCTGGCCGGCAAGCAGTTCCCGCGCTTTAGCGGGATCAAAGGGGTAGTAATCCTTGCCCGTGTACCAGGGGTCGGTTGGGGGGACGGGTGCGCCGCCGGTATCGGTGGCTAGTCCGTTGAACACCACGCGGTTAAGCGCGTCGCGGTCGATCGCGTAGGCCACAGCCTTGCGTACGTCGGGGTCGTTGAAAGGTGCGATGCGGTTGTTCAAGCTCAGCAGCACCTCACCGTTGGTTGTTCCCACGGAGACCGAAAAGTCGTCGGGAAGCGTGCTCAAAAGCTCGGGCGCCTGCAGCGACCACAGCACATCAATATCGCCGACGCGCAGCGCGTTCACGGAGCTCACGGCGTCCGCGAAGTAGCGTATCGACGCGTCGTCACGCGCGGGCTCCCCCCAGTAATCCTCGCGCTTGCGGAAAGAAATCGACTGGCCCACGGCGAATTTGTCGACCGTGTACGGTCCGGTCCCGATGGGGTCCGTGGCCAACGTGTCTATCCCCGCGGGCGTCATCATCGCGCCGGTCAAGGTACCCATGGACCACAGCCACGAGTTGCTCGGCGCCTTCAGTTTTACGCGGAGCACATGCTTATCGACGGCCTCCACATCCTCCACCGGTGCCATCTGCGCGGACAGTCCGTTGGTCCAGGATTCAAGCACGTAGTTGATGGAAAACGCAGCTGTTTCCGCAGTGAACTCGTCCCCGTTGGAAAAACGCACACCTTCGCGCAGCTGGAAGGTGTACTCGGTGCGGTCTTCGCTGATCTCCCAGGATGTGGCTAAAAGCGGCGCGGGTTTGCCCCGCTCGTCGATACGCACGAGCGTTTCGTACACATTGGCCATGAGCGCCTGGGGGATCGCGGCGCCGCCTGTCGTGGTGAAGTCCAGCGAAGCGGGTGCGCCGGTTGTACCTACGACAACGCCGCGCGTATCCGCACGGCCAATGACGGTCGAGGTGCTCCCGGCCGAACACGCAGTGAGCGTACTAATCGCCAAAACCCCGGCCAGCGTCGCCTTTGCTGTGGTGGCGGCGCTCCGGGGCGTTCGAGTGTCTGGGAAGACCATGGCCATTGAGAGTACATCCAAGAATGCACTCGATGAATTTATTCGTGGTTTAAATTCGCGACTGCGGACCTATGAATCCGGTTTTATGTTTTATGGCAGGACCAGCTCAAACTTCAAAGGAATCGAAGACCCGCGCACGTTCGACATGATCAGGTCAGCCATATTCCCGGGGATTGCGCACTCGGCATACTCAACTGGCTCGCCCTGGAACGTCGAGGCGCGGAGCTCTTCGCTCCACACCGGGGCGGACTCCTCCAACTGAAGAAGCTGTTGCTCTTCCTCCGTCGTCATGCGGACGCGAACGCGGCGCACGACGTTATCAATCTTGACACCGCTACGGGCCAGTTGCGCATGAACGGATTCGCTGTCCTCAGTCAAGGTAAGGAAGCGCTCGCCGATAGCAATTGGGAACACGTTGGTTTGAACCATGACGGGCAGATCGTCTGCGTAGCGAACGCGCTCGATCTTCACCACGTCATCGCCGGGCGACAAGTGCAGCGCTGCGGCGATCTGCTCGTCTGCAGGCTCGCGCACGATACGCAAGATCTTCTGGCCGGGGGTCTTCTTCGTATCTTCGATCAAGGTGGTGGCGGACAGCAGAGAGTCGAAGCTGGATGTGCCGCGGTGATCAAGCACGATCGACCGGCGTCCACGACCGGAAGACACAAGTCCTTCAGTGCGCAATGACGCTACCGCTTGGCGCACGGGACCGCGCGAAGAATCAAACTTCTCGCATAACTCTGCTTCAGAGGGGAGGGGATCGCCAGGGGAAAGTTTTCCGCTTTCAATCAAAGAGTGCAGGTAGGCCGCAATCTCTTCGTGCTGTTGGCGTGAACGTGTAGCAGAAATGGTTCTTCTCCTCAGTATTCACAAATGTGGGTCGTCTAGCACTAGAAGTATATCGGCCCTTTTTTGAACAGGGGTAAACAGAAGCGGCTATCTGCTCGCCTGCCCCGCCCGTGTAGAAAAGAGTCTATTAAGACAGGCTCTACAGGCAGGCAGATGCCACGAGCTCCATGGAACGCAGCGTCTCTTCGTGCGTCGGCGATTGGAAAGAAATCATCAGCTCATCGGCCTGCACCCGCGTAGTGAACGCGTCTAAGTACTCCGCCACGGCCGGCGCGTCACCGATCGCGCTGTAGCGCAGCATCCCAATGATCTGCTGACCCTGTGGTGAGGCCACGATCGCCTCCAACTGGTCGTCGTCAAGCTGCATTCCGCGGCGACCAATGAGGGCCTTCACCCGCTGACGGTGGACGATCTCCGTTTGGCGCAGGGCATCGTCTGTGGTGTCCGCCGCAGTCACGTTCACCGCCGCCAAAAGGTAGGGCTCAGCACAGCTTTCCGACGGCCGGAAGTTCTCACGGTAGTACCTCGTCGCTTCCTCTAAATGCGTGGGTGCAAAGTGCGACGCGAACGCATAGGGGAGACCGAACTGCGCGGCGAGCTTGGCCCCGAACATGGAGGAACCCAAAATGATCAGCGGAACGTTCGTGCCCGCGCCGGGGACCGCCGTGACACCGGGGATCACCGATTTATCCGCGAGGTACGCCTGCAATTCCAACACATCGTTGGGGAAATTCTCCGCAGCATGGGGATCACGCCGCAGCGCGCGGCCCAGCGTGTTGTGGTCTGTACCCGGTGCCCGCCCTAAACCCAAATCAATGCGGTCGGGGTACAACTCGGCGAGGGTGCCGAACTGCTCAGCAATGACGTAGGGGGAGTGGTTCGGCAGCATGACTCCGCCCGCACCCAATCGGATGCGGGATGTCTGCGCACCGACGTGGGAAATCAACACCGCCGGCGCGGAGGACGCGATGGACGGCATATTGTGGTGCTCCGCGTACCAGACGCGGGAATAGCCCAATTCCTCGCCCTTTTGCGCCAGCTCCACCGAGCGCTTCATGGAAGCGCCGGGCGACTCGCCCTTACGAACGGTACAAAAATCAAGGAACGACAGTGGTGTTCGCTGTGTATCGGAGGTCGCTGGCGTAGACATGTTTCACCCTTTTTCGTATCAGCGGTGCTCTTCGTTACCGGCTTCAACGATACGGGGGAATTAATTATTTCCTTTGGGGGTTTTCAGACCCCCAAAGGAATTAGATAGTTGCCTTAGCCTCAGCGGGCGCGACGGCGTCATCCGCGTGGTTGGACTGGAGACCTTTATCCTCCAGCTCAGCTGTGGTCGTGGGATTGAGAAGGTCGATAACCAGGCCAACCAGGAAGGCGATGAAGGTCGGCAGGATCCAGCCAAGAGACTGTTCGTGCAGCGGTGCCCAATCAACGATCGGGGCAAGCGCGGTGCTCCACTCGAAAATCTTGTAGTCGCCCGCAAGCGAGATCGGGGTAGCGATCGCGGACCAGATGACAGCTACCCAAATCGGGACGAAGAAACCCCAGCGCAGACGCGTGCGCGAGCGGAACAACGGCTCGATCAGAGTCAGCGCGACCAGCGCGATAGCCGGCGGGTAAATGAACACGATGACCGGTGCGGCTACCATCATCACGAATTCCAGACCCTGGGTTGCCATAACCGCAGAAGCTACAGCGAAGATGATTGCCCACACGCGGTAGCTGCCGAAGAACTGCTCGGAGAAGTACTCTGCGGTAGCGGTGATCAGACCAACAGCGGTGGTCATGCAGGCAAGCAGAACCACGAGAGCGAAGATGATCTGGCCAGGCTTGTTCATCATGGTCAGTGCTGCGTCAGCCAAAAGCGGCGCACCCGAATCGTAGGTGGTTGCGTCCGGCATGGAACGCCCGATGATGCCCAGGCCAATGTACATCAGGGCAAGCATGATGCCGGCACCCAGGCCAGCGATCATGGTGCCTCGAACGATTGGCTTACCCTCGCCCACGCCCTTGTGGCGCAGGGAAGAAATGACCACGATGGAAAACGCCAGCGCGGCGATGGAGTCCATGGTCAGGTACCCCTCCAAAACACCGGCGGCGTAGGCATTGGTCGCATAGGTCTCGTTCGCGGTGTAGCCCTGATTAGTCATGGTGAA
This genomic window contains:
- a CDS encoding alpha/beta fold hydrolase, producing the protein MYSTIIPPNISTREHVLEVPWAREDPSLGNFELFARELFIDDTAPPLLFLQGGPGSPAPRTMLGWIPEALKRHRVFLLDQRGTGRSGKIDATTPELIREEILSRLRSVDVVADAEDLRRALGFEKWDILGNSFGALCAGSYLSYYPDGVGRAYLTGAVPQLGWEIDDYNAKTFDLLETKHLAFYDAVPWAEARIREVCHHLDNSDERMPTGERLSSQRFRFLGVALGEEYGMHALATILEAPFHNRGGEKRLRPDFKAMVGWRVSVETNPLWPVIHETLFGGVQEGPSNWSAERVAAEHEGFHSDADPTGDGKFYLTGNHFFRYHFEEDPALRAFKPVVEKLAARSDWVATFDQQQLVDNTVPTAIELYEPDMFVPFDFAVENAARIGSAVVNTHPTWEHDAMYLHGEEIFPTLAGMLDRAAGA
- a CDS encoding acid phosphatase gives rise to the protein MKRRFSALVATGSAAAMLSTGTVPAADAQPLGHVNLNTRPGSSLSVPQMKDPGTGISTGKVPVQHPGAPVPVPFSPDYLTGYVSDVSSYEYGIYEEVVRCFHDIKTNQPGTRQYNLDKVIQVNNSATPDRIRAAQIDAVVSSNGLLEVMAEGLGPEFARHFRAALAEGRLPKTEFLLSNGYLARSGGIASSTFAEKEWFAYPRPFNVAPGAIKRYNPPGKDIYPKSKAFPSGHTNQATLITTLLAYLIPEAAPQLYLRGSEAGQSRMVLGVHYPLDVIGGRMTGQAAAADRLNDPKMRNALDQASAEIRAEMKWRTGKDIATLVRTTAPYASTADAQRTYRERLDYGFPKVYNRDARMIVPQAAPTLLASRYPNLNHEQRRQILEQTALPAGHPLDWQGPKGSWQRLDLVAASTAKYRVNPNGSVTVLR
- a CDS encoding GntR family transcriptional regulator; translated protein: MSSGRGRRSIVLDHRGTSSFDSLLSATTLIEDTKKTPGQKILRIVREPADEQIAAALHLSPGDDVVKIERVRYADDLPVMVQTNVFPIAIGERFLTLTEDSESVHAQLARSGVKIDNVVRRVRVRMTTEEEQQLLQLEESAPVWSEELRASTFQGEPVEYAECAIPGNMADLIMSNVRGSSIPLKFELVLP
- a CDS encoding ABC transporter permease; protein product: MSTATNTKPAPVARSSRPLVDVISQILLRFAVTLFGASVVIFLLLRAVPGDPARIALGVTATDEAVAELAHQLGTDRPLITQYFSWIGGLLTGDFGVSLTSKQDITPLVLDRAAVSAILALSAMVLSIAVAVPLGMYLANRDRKPDAAILSALIQVGIAVPSFLVGILAVAVFSVWLGWLPANGWVPPNANFASFLSHLVLPVCALTLVQASILTRYVRSSVLEEVGKDYVRTSRAVGTPRSVAVRKHALKNALLPVLTVTGVQLTSLVVGAVVIERVFVIPGLGSMLLDSVATRDLTTVQTVLMLLVVFTLLVNLLVDIAYRFIDPRLRRSA
- a CDS encoding ribokinase, whose protein sequence is MTPGSIAVVGSINADLTVRTPRHPAPGETLLASGGEITPGGKGANQALAAALLGSQVHLVGAVGADAHAEEATKLLRATGVDLSGVTTVSAPTGLALITVADDGENTILVVAGANSFVDKHLVEAHAATIADADLLLLQGEIPADGFRAAVELARAHATRVVVNLAPVIDVDQGALLQADPLVVNEHEAALVLRMLGHADSHDAATALVAAGFSSVVVTLGAHGAVVATSDAPPVDVPSPTVTAVDTVGAGDAFTGALCHRLVTGDGLADAVRFAVRVGAYAVTTPGAQPSYPTAADTLPG
- a CDS encoding LLM class flavin-dependent oxidoreductase; this encodes MSTPATSDTQRTPLSFLDFCTVRKGESPGASMKRSVELAQKGEELGYSRVWYAEHHNMPSIASSAPAVLISHVGAQTSRIRLGAGGVMLPNHSPYVIAEQFGTLAELYPDRIDLGLGRAPGTDHNTLGRALRRDPHAAENFPNDVLELQAYLADKSVIPGVTAVPGAGTNVPLIILGSSMFGAKLAAQFGLPYAFASHFAPTHLEEATRYYRENFRPSESCAEPYLLAAVNVTAADTTDDALRQTEIVHRQRVKALIGRRGMQLDDDQLEAIVASPQGQQIIGMLRYSAIGDAPAVAEYLDAFTTRVQADELMISFQSPTHEETLRSMELVASACL
- a CDS encoding ATP-binding cassette domain-containing protein; the encoded protein is MVTVRNLTIDGIVHGISFDIHPGERLGVIGESGSGKSMTALAIMGLLDPDLDPTGSVTVAGTEMIGAPDRVTRALRGTTVGMIFQEPMTALDPLMTVEKQVAEACDIHSARELLHEVGITRTNAYPHELSGGQRQRVLIALAIAGDPDLLICDEPTTALDVTVQAQILELLDRLVKERDMALLFITHDLGVMSSMADRIIVLKDGAVADPNADLRNPTVDYTARLVAASTPGPPAPPRDLGEPVIELDNCVWTRGTTRVLDHVSLSIREGERIGIVGGSGSGKTSLLRVISGMNQPDHGTVRVDGRLQMVFQDPYSSLNPRRSVESSIREAGVDSPRAKEVLDQVGLGGLGQRLPHKFSGGQRQRISIARAAAPRPNILLADEPVSALDVSVRAQVLDLLDELVVNNNLTLVFVSHDLSVVRQVCPTLAVMHHGRIVEYGPTEEIWANPQHEYTRTLLSSIPELG
- a CDS encoding ABC transporter substrate-binding protein; translation: MVFPDTRTPRSAATTAKATLAGVLAISTLTACSAGSTSTVIGRADTRGVVVGTTGAPASLDFTTTGGAAIPQALMANVYETLVRIDERGKPAPLLATSWEISEDRTEYTFQLREGVRFSNGDEFTAETAAFSINYVLESWTNGLSAQMAPVEDVEAVDKHVLRVKLKAPSNSWLWSMGTLTGAMMTPAGIDTLATDPIGTGPYTVDKFAVGQSISFRKREDYWGEPARDDASIRYFADAVSSVNALRVGDIDVLWSLQAPELLSTLPDDFSVSVGTTNGEVLLSLNNRIAPFNDPDVRKAVAYAIDRDALNRVVFNGLATDTGGAPVPPTDPWYTGKDYYPFDPAKARELLAGQKPEVTLTIPSLPYAQAAAELIFSQLRDVGFQVKLETVEFPAVWLGQVLKRHDYQASLIAHVEPRDMPTLFGNPEYYLGYDSAAVRDDFAAADVSDQAGQISSMQAAIDAIMADAGAVTLANSPNIVLTAPGVTGVNPNVITDGLDLSGVARR
- a CDS encoding ABC transporter permease; the encoded protein is MKFPRSGGWIGLGLVLLLLVTALVSLVWTPHDPLQAEPSIRLNAFDPAHILGTDQYGRDVLSRIMVGARLTLLVAVASVSISALIGVPLGVWAGMRRGWVEAIIMRISDVVLAFPALLLAIVFTAVFGASTWIVVLAIGIAGIPGFARVSRVATLQVMSQDYVLSARISRVPGILIAWQHVLPNILAVLIVQISVSLALAILAEAGLSFLGLGTPAPYASWGRMLQSSQPYLATAPYLALWPGLSIALTVMGFNMLGDGLRDALNPREAKR